One part of the Bradyrhizobium sp. CB1650 genome encodes these proteins:
- the recQ gene encoding DNA helicase RecQ, producing MSAPSTVPLPASRDGRDALSVLHSVFGLPGFRGAQGEIIRHVTDGGNCLVLMPTGGGKSLCYQLPSLLREGCGIVVSPLIALMRDQVAGLIESGVNAVALNSSLTPQEASEVERRLIAGDLDLLYVAPERLVTPRCLSLLAQAKVALFAIDEAHCVSQWGHDFRPEYVALSIIAERFPDVPRIALTATADELTRKEIVERLQLVGSPQFVSSFDRPNIRYEIVDKRNSVSQLKEFIRERHAGDAGVVYCLSRNRVEEVAAALADAGIAALPYHAGLDGQVRSRNQDRFLNEDGIVIVATIAFGMGIDKPDVRFVAHLDLPKSIEAYYQETGRAGRDGKPSAAWMAYGLSDIVQQRRMIDESGASDDFKRVSIGKLDALVGLAETPHCRRRRLLAYFGEIVMGESCGNCDNCLTPPKMRDGKVLAQKLLSCVYRTGQRFGAMHLIDVLIGRLTEKVTQFGHDKLSVFGVGRELNEKQWRTVLRQLVAMGHLQSDSEAFGALKLTESSRGVLRGETEVWLREETPGARVRATRAKSRRGDLAAAPSAPQGDVDPELRAHLRAWRSEIARERGVPAYVVLHDATIDGIVRAWPTTLDELRSVPGIGDKKLEHYGEELLRLIRTRKC from the coding sequence ATGTCCGCGCCCTCCACCGTCCCATTGCCCGCGTCGCGCGACGGCCGTGATGCGCTGTCGGTGCTGCATTCGGTGTTCGGCCTGCCCGGTTTCCGCGGTGCGCAGGGTGAGATCATCCGGCATGTCACGGATGGCGGCAATTGCCTGGTGTTGATGCCGACCGGCGGCGGCAAGTCGCTGTGCTATCAACTACCATCGCTGCTGCGCGAAGGCTGCGGTATCGTGGTGTCGCCTTTGATCGCACTGATGCGCGACCAGGTCGCCGGCCTGATCGAATCGGGCGTCAACGCGGTCGCGCTGAATTCCTCGCTGACGCCGCAGGAGGCGTCCGAGGTGGAGCGCCGCCTGATCGCGGGCGATCTCGACCTGCTTTATGTCGCGCCGGAACGCCTGGTCACGCCGCGCTGCCTGTCGCTGCTGGCGCAGGCGAAGGTGGCGCTGTTCGCGATCGACGAAGCGCATTGCGTCTCGCAATGGGGACATGATTTCCGGCCCGAATATGTCGCCCTCTCCATCATCGCCGAGCGTTTTCCCGACGTGCCGCGCATCGCGCTGACCGCGACCGCCGACGAGCTGACGCGCAAGGAGATCGTCGAGCGGCTTCAGCTTGTCGGCAGCCCGCAATTCGTCTCCAGCTTCGACCGGCCGAACATCCGCTACGAGATCGTCGACAAGCGCAATTCGGTGTCGCAGCTCAAGGAGTTCATCCGGGAACGCCATGCCGGCGATGCCGGTGTCGTCTATTGCCTGTCCCGCAACCGGGTCGAGGAGGTCGCCGCCGCGCTGGCAGACGCCGGCATTGCCGCGCTGCCCTACCACGCCGGCCTCGACGGCCAGGTGCGCTCGCGCAACCAGGACCGCTTCCTCAACGAGGACGGCATCGTCATCGTCGCGACCATCGCCTTCGGCATGGGCATCGACAAGCCCGACGTGCGCTTCGTCGCCCATCTCGATCTGCCCAAGAGCATAGAGGCCTATTACCAGGAAACCGGGCGCGCCGGCCGCGACGGCAAGCCGTCCGCGGCCTGGATGGCCTATGGGCTCTCCGACATCGTGCAGCAGCGCCGCATGATCGACGAATCCGGCGCCTCCGACGATTTCAAGCGGGTCTCGATCGGCAAGCTCGACGCACTCGTTGGTCTGGCCGAAACGCCGCATTGCCGGCGCCGGCGACTGCTCGCCTATTTCGGCGAAATCGTGATGGGCGAAAGCTGTGGCAATTGTGACAATTGCCTGACTCCGCCGAAAATGCGCGACGGCAAGGTGCTGGCGCAGAAGCTGCTTTCCTGCGTCTACCGCACCGGCCAGCGCTTCGGCGCGATGCATCTGATCGACGTGCTGATCGGGCGCCTCACCGAGAAGGTGACGCAGTTCGGCCACGACAAGCTCTCGGTGTTCGGCGTCGGGCGCGAGCTCAACGAGAAGCAGTGGCGGACCGTGCTGCGGCAATTGGTGGCGATGGGGCATTTGCAGAGCGACAGCGAGGCGTTTGGCGCGCTGAAGCTGACGGAATCCTCGCGCGGCGTCCTGCGCGGCGAGACCGAGGTGTGGCTGCGCGAGGAGACGCCTGGGGCCCGTGTCCGCGCGACCCGCGCCAAATCCCGCCGCGGCGATCTCGCTGCCGCGCCGAGCGCGCCGCAAGGCGACGTCGATCCCGAATTGCGCGCGCACCTGCGCGCCTGGCGCTCCGAGATCGCGCGCGAGCGCGGTGTGCCCGCCTACGTGGTGCTGCACGATGCCACCATCGACGGCATCGTGCGGGCGTGGCCCACGACGCTCGACGAATTGCGTAGCGTCCCCGGCATCGGCGACAAGAAGCTCGAGCATTACGGCGAAGAGCTGCTTCGGCTGATCAGGACGCGGAAGTGCTAG
- a CDS encoding nuclear transport factor 2 family protein has product MSQNRASVEAVVQSYFDGLYEGDAEKLGAIFHPSADLRWVEKGELQVLTVPDWLDRVRKRASAKAEGKPREDFIVTIDRSDDKTAFIKVKCQLPPRYFTDYLVAMKLSDGWQIVSKSYRYDLKD; this is encoded by the coding sequence ATGAGCCAGAACCGTGCGAGCGTCGAGGCCGTCGTGCAGAGCTATTTTGACGGGCTTTACGAGGGCGATGCCGAGAAGCTCGGCGCCATCTTCCATCCCTCCGCCGACCTGCGCTGGGTCGAGAAGGGCGAGCTTCAGGTGCTCACCGTGCCGGACTGGCTCGACCGCGTGCGCAAGCGCGCCTCCGCCAAGGCCGAAGGCAAGCCGCGCGAGGATTTCATCGTCACCATCGACCGTTCGGATGACAAGACCGCCTTCATCAAGGTCAAGTGCCAGTTGCCGCCGCGCTATTTCACCGACTATCTGGTCGCGATGAAGCTCAGCGACGGCTGGCAGATCGTGTCCAAATCCTACCGGTATGACCTGAAGGACTGA
- a CDS encoding GFA family protein, with amino-acid sequence MTGSDKSNASILAGECFCRAVRFEVADEFSYALNCHCSNCRRTTGSAFKPFAGIEQTKLRIVTGEDQRIIFGDDTTHDAHCARCGSLLYSRVRDGKWVHVAMGTLVDAPSIRPSAHIFVGSKAPWHEITDDLPQYLGHIGDG; translated from the coding sequence ATGACCGGATCCGATAAGTCGAACGCTTCCATCCTTGCCGGCGAATGCTTCTGCCGTGCGGTCCGCTTTGAGGTGGCGGACGAATTCTCCTATGCGCTGAACTGCCATTGTTCGAACTGCCGCCGCACCACCGGCTCGGCGTTCAAGCCGTTCGCCGGGATCGAGCAGACCAAGCTCCGCATCGTCACCGGCGAGGACCAGCGCATCATCTTCGGGGACGACACCACTCATGATGCGCACTGCGCCCGCTGCGGCTCGCTGCTTTATTCCCGGGTTCGCGACGGAAAATGGGTCCACGTCGCCATGGGAACCCTGGTCGACGCACCCTCGATCCGGCCGAGTGCCCATATCTTCGTCGGCTCCAAGGCGCCCTGGCACGAGATCACGGACGACCTGCCGCAATATCTCGGGCACATCGGGGATGGCTGA
- a CDS encoding DUF1345 domain-containing protein: protein MEKEDPVLVRFRQMSRPMRLLYARPRTFIALGVGIIVALLLPGSLRLVTRLLLGWDALIATYLVLVYGMMLNNDHQHIRRAAAMQDDGRFVILLVTAIGAFASIAAIVSELGTPHRGVSELTIAITTIALSWAAVHTTFALHYAHDYYRHPPGGLQFPSGDKEDHADYWDFVYFSFVIGMTAQVSDVGITDKTIRRTATAHGIVSFIYNTALLALTVNIAASAIAT from the coding sequence ATGGAAAAAGAAGATCCCGTCCTCGTCCGCTTTCGCCAGATGTCGCGGCCGATGCGGCTGCTTTATGCGCGACCGCGGACTTTTATCGCGCTTGGCGTCGGCATCATCGTCGCCCTGCTGCTGCCGGGCTCGCTGCGGCTGGTGACCCGGCTCTTGCTCGGCTGGGATGCGCTGATCGCGACCTATCTGGTGCTGGTCTACGGCATGATGCTGAACAATGACCACCAGCACATCCGCCGGGCCGCGGCGATGCAGGACGACGGCCGTTTCGTGATCCTGCTGGTGACGGCGATCGGCGCGTTCGCAAGCATCGCCGCGATCGTTTCCGAGCTCGGCACGCCGCATCGCGGCGTGTCGGAGCTGACCATCGCGATCACCACCATCGCGCTGAGCTGGGCCGCCGTGCACACGACCTTCGCGCTGCATTACGCCCACGACTATTACCGCCACCCGCCGGGCGGATTGCAATTTCCGAGCGGCGACAAGGAAGATCACGCCGACTATTGGGACTTCGTCTATTTCTCCTTCGTGATCGGCATGACCGCGCAGGTCTCCGACGTCGGCATCACCGACAAGACCATCCGCCGCACCGCCACCGCACACGGCATCGTCTCCTTCATCTACAACACGGCCCTGCTGGCGCTGACGGTGAATATCGCGGCGAGCGCGATTGCGACGTAG
- a CDS encoding farnesyl diphosphate synthase: MTGTSPSDFAKRLDTTADDTEALLGRLLSDDILPDEIARPKRLMDAMRYSSLNGGKRLRPFLVVESAAVFGVPREAALLAGAALECIHCYSLIHDDLPAMDNSDLRRGRPTLHKKTDDATAILAGDGLLTLAFDIITRDEIHRDANVRLLLTRALARCAGIGGMVGGQMLDLAGEGRFGDREPVDVARLQQMKTGALLRYGCIAGAILGQASQKEYQALDDYGRALGEAFQIADDLLDVEGDAAALGKPSGQDAALGKTTFVTQLGIEGAKQRVRDLLARADSAVSIFGDRADVLRAAARFVAERKN, encoded by the coding sequence ATGACCGGCACGTCCCCGTCCGATTTCGCCAAGCGTCTGGACACGACCGCTGATGACACCGAGGCCCTGCTCGGCCGCCTGCTGTCGGACGACATCCTGCCCGATGAAATCGCCCGCCCCAAGCGACTGATGGACGCGATGCGCTATTCGAGCCTGAACGGCGGCAAGCGCCTGCGGCCGTTCCTGGTTGTCGAGAGCGCCGCCGTGTTCGGCGTGCCGCGCGAGGCCGCCCTGCTCGCCGGCGCCGCGCTCGAATGCATCCACTGCTATTCGCTGATCCATGACGATCTGCCGGCGATGGACAATTCGGATCTGCGCCGCGGTCGGCCGACCCTGCACAAGAAGACCGATGACGCCACCGCGATCCTTGCCGGCGACGGCCTGTTGACGCTCGCCTTCGACATCATCACCCGCGACGAGATCCATCGCGACGCCAATGTGCGGCTCCTGCTCACGCGTGCGCTGGCGCGCTGCGCCGGCATCGGCGGCATGGTCGGCGGCCAGATGCTCGATCTCGCCGGCGAAGGCCGCTTCGGCGACCGCGAGCCGGTCGATGTCGCGCGTCTCCAGCAGATGAAGACCGGCGCCCTCCTCCGCTACGGCTGCATCGCCGGCGCGATCCTGGGCCAGGCCTCGCAGAAGGAATACCAGGCACTCGATGATTACGGCCGCGCGCTCGGCGAGGCCTTCCAGATCGCCGACGATCTGCTCGACGTCGAGGGCGATGCGGCGGCGCTCGGCAAGCCCTCGGGCCAGGACGCAGCGCTCGGCAAGACCACTTTCGTCACCCAGCTCGGCATCGAGGGTGCCAAGCAGCGCGTGCGCGATCTGCTCGCACGGGCCGACAGCGCCGTCTCGATCTTCGGCGACCGCGCCGACGTGCTGCGCGCCGCGGCTCGGTTCGTCGCCGAGCGGAAGAACTAG
- the mtgA gene encoding monofunctional biosynthetic peptidoglycan transglycosylase, whose translation MRVLKTLIVVLAIALLAPYAIAPFYRAGHPVSTLMAWRSLRGAPMKREWIDLAAMSPYLPRSVVAAEDAHFCKHHGIDWGALREAIDDAQEDGTPFRGASTITQQVAKNLFLWQGRDFVRKALEFPLALWIDFVLPKPRILEIYLNIAEFGPSGQFGVEAGSAFAFGKSAANLSPREAALLASILPNPVRRSAKSPGPGVRRLAATYMARGQASSLSTCWRENRGF comes from the coding sequence TTGCGCGTTCTCAAGACCCTGATCGTGGTGCTTGCGATCGCGCTGCTCGCGCCCTACGCAATCGCGCCATTCTACCGTGCCGGCCATCCCGTCTCGACGCTGATGGCTTGGCGGTCGCTGCGCGGCGCGCCGATGAAGCGGGAATGGATCGATCTTGCCGCGATGTCGCCTTACCTGCCGCGGTCGGTGGTGGCGGCCGAGGACGCGCATTTCTGCAAGCACCACGGCATCGACTGGGGCGCGCTGCGCGAGGCGATTGATGACGCGCAGGAGGACGGTACACCGTTCCGCGGCGCCTCCACCATCACCCAGCAGGTGGCCAAGAACCTGTTCCTCTGGCAGGGGCGGGATTTCGTCCGCAAGGCGCTGGAGTTTCCGCTGGCGCTGTGGATCGACTTCGTCCTGCCCAAGCCGCGGATCCTGGAAATCTACCTTAACATCGCCGAGTTCGGTCCGAGCGGCCAGTTTGGGGTGGAGGCGGGCAGCGCCTTTGCCTTCGGCAAATCGGCCGCCAACCTGTCCCCGCGGGAGGCGGCCCTTCTGGCCTCGATTCTGCCGAATCCGGTCAGGCGCAGCGCCAAAAGTCCCGGTCCGGGCGTGCGGCGGCTGGCCGCAACCTACATGGCACGAGGGCAGGCGAGCTCGCTCTCGACCTGCTGGCGCGAAAATCGCGGATTTTGA
- the rpmF gene encoding 50S ribosomal protein L32, translating to MAVPRRKTSPSRRGMRRSADALKKPTYVEDKDSGELRRPHHLDLKTGMYKGRQVLKKKES from the coding sequence ATGGCCGTTCCGAGAAGAAAAACCTCGCCGTCGCGCCGTGGCATGCGCCGCTCGGCGGACGCGTTGAAGAAGCCGACCTATGTCGAGGACAAGGATTCCGGCGAACTCCGCCGTCCGCACCATCTCGACCTCAAGACCGGCATGTACAAGGGCCGGCAGGTCTTGAAGAAGAAAGAGTCCTGA
- a CDS encoding bifunctional diguanylate cyclase/phosphodiesterase, protein MTPALPQASEILAGLGQAVFVWDLASDAVVWGGHVDAVFPGIPPERLATAAEFAKLIEPAQSLRTAALAQTSPVHGADGTPYRVEYGVRMSAADPMVWIEETGRWFAGPDGRPVRAQGVVRINNERHARDEELARLARLDPLTGELNRTHLIAALAEAIEEATRFRSTSAFMLLGIDHLARVNDAFGFDVADAVILDVAKRIRARLRGGDVLGRFSGNKFGLILKNCTIDDMNVAAERFLAGIRDEVVPTRSGPVSVTASIGAVSVPRYARSTDEAINRAHETLDAAKRRRAGSFAAWRPNAERDAQRRVNIRVTDEIVTALNERRILLAYEPVVATGTREGAFHECLVRMDQGDGQVLLAPDIVPVAERLGLIRLVDHRVLELVVAELAASPDVRLSLNISPDTTMDPDWWAGIESLMHAHPGVAERLIVEITETVAIQDIDDVRAFVGRLKHFGSRIAIDDFGAGYTSFRNLRKLGVDIVKIDGAFVQNITHSADDRAFVQTLIDLARRLDIKTVAEWVQDEEAASMLRDWGCDYIQGRLIGLASADRPWGAPPNSALPAAG, encoded by the coding sequence TTGACCCCCGCATTGCCGCAAGCCTCCGAAATCCTGGCTGGCCTCGGCCAGGCCGTGTTCGTCTGGGACCTCGCCAGCGACGCCGTTGTCTGGGGCGGGCATGTCGATGCCGTCTTTCCCGGTATCCCCCCTGAGCGGCTTGCCACCGCTGCCGAATTCGCCAAGCTGATCGAGCCCGCACAATCGCTGCGCACCGCCGCGCTGGCGCAAACGTCGCCCGTGCATGGTGCCGACGGCACCCCCTACCGCGTCGAATACGGCGTGCGCATGAGCGCCGCCGATCCCATGGTCTGGATCGAGGAGACCGGCCGCTGGTTCGCCGGCCCCGACGGCCGGCCGGTGCGCGCTCAGGGCGTCGTCCGCATCAACAACGAGCGCCACGCCCGCGACGAGGAACTGGCGAGGCTCGCCCGCCTCGATCCGTTGACGGGCGAGCTCAACCGCACCCATCTGATCGCCGCGCTGGCCGAGGCGATCGAGGAGGCGACCCGTTTCCGCTCGACCTCGGCCTTCATGCTGCTCGGCATCGATCATCTCGCCCGCGTCAATGACGCCTTCGGCTTCGACGTCGCCGATGCCGTGATCCTCGACGTGGCCAAGCGCATCCGAGCGCGCTTGCGCGGCGGCGACGTGCTCGGGCGTTTCTCCGGCAACAAGTTCGGCCTGATCCTGAAGAACTGCACCATCGACGACATGAACGTCGCCGCCGAGCGCTTTCTCGCCGGCATCCGCGACGAGGTGGTGCCGACAAGGTCCGGGCCGGTCTCTGTCACGGCCTCGATCGGCGCCGTCAGCGTCCCTCGCTATGCCCGCAGCACCGATGAGGCGATCAACCGCGCCCATGAGACGTTAGACGCCGCGAAGCGCCGCCGCGCCGGCTCCTTCGCCGCATGGCGCCCGAACGCCGAGCGCGACGCGCAGCGCCGGGTCAACATCCGCGTCACCGACGAGATCGTCACTGCCCTGAACGAGCGCCGCATTTTGCTCGCCTACGAGCCGGTGGTCGCCACAGGCACGCGCGAGGGCGCGTTCCATGAATGCCTGGTGCGGATGGACCAGGGCGACGGCCAGGTGCTGCTCGCGCCCGACATCGTGCCGGTGGCCGAACGGCTCGGCCTCATTCGACTGGTCGATCACCGCGTGCTCGAGCTCGTGGTCGCAGAGCTCGCCGCCTCGCCCGATGTCCGGCTCAGCCTCAACATTTCGCCGGACACCACCATGGATCCGGACTGGTGGGCGGGAATCGAATCGCTGATGCACGCCCATCCCGGTGTTGCCGAGCGGCTGATCGTCGAGATCACCGAGACGGTCGCCATCCAGGATATCGACGACGTCCGCGCCTTTGTCGGGCGCCTGAAGCATTTCGGCAGCCGCATCGCCATCGACGATTTCGGCGCCGGCTACACCTCGTTCCGCAATTTGCGCAAGCTCGGCGTGGACATCGTCAAGATCGACGGCGCCTTCGTGCAGAACATCACCCATTCCGCCGACGACCGCGCCTTCGTGCAGACCCTGATCGACCTCGCCCGCCGCCTCGACATCAAGACGGTGGCCGAATGGGTGCAGGACGAGGAGGCGGCAAGCATGCTGCGCGACTGGGGCTGCGACTACATCCAGGGCCGCCTGATTGGCCTTGCCTCCGCCGACCGGCCATGGGGTGCGCCGCCGAATAGCGCGCTGCCCGCGGCGGGGTAG
- a CDS encoding antibiotic biosynthesis monooxygenase, which translates to MPQMRPLDPAFPIERQIGLDTGPVVLVNLFTLDAADEQNFLKSWQDDAAFMKRQPGFISTQLHRALGDNPTYLNYAIWESNARFRAAFTHPEFRAKIAVYPASAVASPHLFQKVAVPDICVA; encoded by the coding sequence ATGCCCCAGATGCGCCCGCTCGATCCGGCCTTCCCGATCGAGCGCCAGATCGGACTCGATACCGGCCCCGTGGTGCTGGTCAATCTGTTCACACTCGATGCAGCGGACGAACAAAACTTCCTGAAGAGCTGGCAGGACGACGCTGCCTTCATGAAGCGGCAACCCGGCTTCATCTCGACCCAGCTTCACCGCGCCCTCGGCGACAATCCGACCTATCTCAACTACGCGATCTGGGAATCGAACGCGCGTTTCCGCGCGGCCTTCACCCATCCGGAGTTTCGCGCGAAGATTGCGGTCTACCCTGCATCCGCCGTCGCAAGCCCGCATCTGTTTCAGAAGGTCGCGGTGCCGGACATCTGCGTGGCGTAA
- a CDS encoding MarR family transcriptional regulator — translation MSKTKRTPPGEALTGLILDLFRANGLLLTAGDRLVAPLGLTSARWQILGAIVDAERPEPVAWLARNLGATRQNVQRIVNDLERDGLVAFETNPHHRRAQLVVLTDKGRQVYDAAGRLQVPWVNGLADGLSVRDIEVAHRVVTALRAGLKDAGEANE, via the coding sequence ATGAGCAAGACCAAACGAACTCCGCCCGGTGAGGCCCTGACCGGCCTCATCCTCGACCTGTTCCGTGCCAACGGCCTGCTTCTGACGGCCGGCGACCGGCTGGTGGCGCCCCTCGGCCTCACCAGCGCGCGCTGGCAGATCCTGGGAGCGATCGTTGACGCCGAGCGTCCCGAGCCGGTTGCCTGGCTCGCACGCAATCTCGGGGCCACCCGCCAGAACGTGCAGCGTATCGTCAACGACCTCGAGCGCGACGGTCTCGTCGCGTTCGAGACCAACCCGCATCACCGCCGGGCGCAGCTCGTCGTTCTCACGGACAAGGGCAGGCAGGTGTACGACGCAGCAGGGAGGCTGCAGGTCCCGTGGGTCAACGGCCTGGCGGATGGATTGTCGGTCAGGGATATCGAGGTGGCCCATCGCGTCGTGACCGCACTGCGAGCCGGTCTGAAAGACGCGGGTGAAGCGAACGAATGA
- a CDS encoding PAS-domain containing protein, which produces MTSTRNNERGARRAQGAEALLALSQLALDRMEQGVCVYDADNRIVLLNRRYLELFDMSADVVRQGTSYREVLAHSAARGNFPVIELDTLYASRIAQIAAGKPFRTEQRLAGGLVMALDLKPLPGGGWMTICDDVTRRARLEAELQIQTERSQHALANMSHGLIMYDADSRVVVCNEQFLRLYNLDADVVKPGVAHSTVIEHWMSRGNLPGMPANEFHDARLEDIRSRNAKSLLVMRYDGRMVQAVSRFLPDGGWVTVHEDVTERLRYEEALRQQNFILDAALENMAHGLAFYDSDMRLRVCNTTYRKIYMLSPDETRPGTHLAELIERSIANGAFSSEYSPQQVLEAARARIASGDSAPMRRRMSNDTVVSVRYCALPEGGFVATYEDITERERAVEELSEQYRRFDAALNNMSQGLCMLDSALRVIVCNRRYIEMYGLSPDVVKPGVSMREIMEHCCSLGLHPNSTGAQLYADYIERLREGEHTLHRHLSDGRIIKLNHKRMEHGGWVVTYEDVTERHKAQARVAHMARHDSLTDLPNRTLFREKMGEGLNQVAIAGGAMAVLYFDLDNFKTVNDRLGHAAGDRLLRWVAARLKENVGEHDTVARLGGDEFAVLQLAPQPQSAEQLARRLVEIIGRPPPLESQSIHIGVSVGIAIAPDHGLDADELMKCADLALYQAKARGRGAYQLFEPEMEEEARSRHALEHDLRGALEGHQFHLVFQPQVRLDTSGLTGFEALLRWNHPVRGLVSPAEFIPIAEENGLIVPIGEWALRTACATAASWPDVTVAVNLSPVQFRSRGLVAMVTNALAEAGLPPQRLELEVTETALLDDSEATIEILHQLRTLGVRVSLDDFGVGYSSLSYLRKFPFDRIKIDRSFVGTLGESPESVAIVRTIASLGAVLGVETTAEGVETVEQLDFVRACGCTTVQGYYFGKPCPAAEVERTIETLNAVRRVA; this is translated from the coding sequence ATGACGTCGACCCGCAACAACGAGCGAGGTGCCCGCCGCGCGCAAGGCGCCGAGGCGCTGCTCGCACTGAGCCAGCTTGCGCTCGACCGCATGGAGCAGGGCGTCTGCGTCTATGACGCCGACAACCGGATCGTGCTGCTCAACCGCCGCTATCTCGAGCTGTTCGACATGTCGGCGGACGTCGTCCGGCAGGGGACGAGCTACCGCGAGGTGCTTGCGCACAGCGCGGCCCGCGGCAATTTCCCCGTGATCGAGCTCGATACGCTGTACGCCTCGCGGATCGCGCAGATTGCGGCCGGCAAACCCTTCCGCACCGAGCAGCGGCTTGCCGGCGGTCTCGTCATGGCGCTCGATCTGAAGCCGCTTCCCGGCGGCGGCTGGATGACGATCTGCGACGATGTCACTCGCCGCGCCAGGCTCGAGGCGGAGCTGCAGATTCAGACGGAGCGCAGCCAGCATGCGCTCGCCAACATGTCGCACGGCCTCATCATGTACGATGCCGACAGCCGCGTCGTCGTCTGCAACGAGCAGTTTCTGCGCCTCTACAACCTCGACGCCGACGTCGTGAAGCCGGGAGTCGCGCACAGCACGGTGATCGAGCACTGGATGTCGCGGGGTAATCTGCCGGGCATGCCGGCAAACGAATTCCACGATGCTCGGCTGGAAGACATCCGCAGCAGGAACGCAAAATCCCTGCTGGTGATGCGATATGACGGTCGGATGGTGCAAGCGGTGTCCCGATTCCTGCCCGACGGTGGTTGGGTGACGGTGCATGAGGACGTCACCGAACGGCTGCGATATGAGGAGGCGCTGCGGCAGCAGAATTTCATCCTCGATGCGGCGCTCGAGAACATGGCGCACGGACTCGCCTTCTACGACAGCGACATGCGCCTGCGCGTCTGCAACACCACCTACCGGAAGATCTATATGCTGTCGCCGGACGAGACTAGGCCGGGCACGCATCTCGCCGAGCTGATCGAGCGATCGATCGCGAACGGCGCGTTCTCCTCGGAATACAGCCCGCAGCAGGTCCTCGAGGCCGCTCGCGCGCGGATCGCCAGCGGCGACTCCGCGCCGATGCGCCGGCGCATGTCGAACGACACCGTCGTCTCGGTGCGCTATTGCGCGCTGCCCGAGGGCGGATTCGTCGCCACCTACGAGGACATCACCGAGCGCGAGCGCGCGGTGGAGGAGCTGAGCGAGCAGTATCGCCGGTTCGACGCCGCGCTGAACAACATGAGCCAGGGCCTGTGCATGCTCGATTCGGCCCTTCGCGTCATCGTCTGCAACCGCCGCTACATCGAGATGTACGGCCTGTCACCCGACGTCGTGAAGCCCGGCGTTTCGATGCGCGAGATCATGGAGCATTGCTGCTCGCTGGGCCTCCATCCGAACAGCACGGGCGCGCAGCTCTATGCCGATTATATCGAGCGGCTGCGCGAGGGCGAGCATACGCTGCACCGCCACTTGAGCGACGGTCGCATCATCAAGCTCAATCACAAGCGCATGGAGCACGGCGGCTGGGTCGTCACCTATGAGGACGTCACCGAGCGCCACAAGGCGCAGGCTCGCGTCGCGCACATGGCACGGCACGATTCGCTCACCGACCTGCCCAACCGCACGCTATTCCGCGAGAAGATGGGCGAGGGGCTGAACCAGGTCGCCATCGCCGGCGGCGCCATGGCCGTACTGTACTTCGACCTCGACAACTTCAAGACGGTCAACGACCGGCTCGGACATGCCGCCGGCGACCGGCTCTTGCGCTGGGTCGCGGCGCGGCTGAAGGAGAATGTCGGTGAGCACGACACCGTCGCGCGCCTCGGCGGCGACGAGTTCGCGGTGCTGCAACTCGCACCCCAGCCGCAATCCGCCGAGCAACTCGCGCGCCGTCTGGTCGAGATCATCGGCCGGCCGCCACCGCTGGAAAGCCAGTCGATCCATATCGGCGTGTCGGTCGGCATCGCGATCGCACCCGACCACGGGCTCGACGCGGACGAGCTGATGAAATGCGCCGACCTCGCGCTGTACCAGGCCAAGGCGAGGGGACGCGGCGCCTATCAGCTCTTCGAACCCGAGATGGAGGAGGAGGCGCGCAGCCGGCATGCGCTGGAGCACGATCTGCGCGGCGCGCTGGAGGGACACCAGTTCCATCTGGTTTTCCAGCCGCAGGTTCGTCTCGACACGTCCGGGCTCACCGGCTTCGAGGCGCTGCTGCGCTGGAATCATCCCGTGCGCGGCCTGGTCTCGCCGGCCGAGTTCATCCCGATCGCGGAAGAGAACGGCCTGATCGTTCCGATCGGGGAATGGGCGTTGCGCACGGCTTGCGCCACCGCCGCGTCCTGGCCGGACGTCACCGTCGCAGTCAACCTCTCGCCGGTGCAATTCCGCTCGCGCGGGCTGGTGGCGATGGTCACGAACGCGCTCGCGGAGGCCGGGTTGCCGCCGCAGCGGCTCGAGCTCGAGGTCACCGAGACAGCGCTGCTCGACGACAGCGAGGCCACGATCGAGATCCTGCACCAGCTCCGCACACTCGGGGTGCGCGTCAGCCTCGACGATTTCGGCGTCGGCTACTCGTCGCTGAGCTATCTGCGCAAGTTTCCGTTCGACCGCATCAAGATCGACCGCTCCTTCGTCGGCACGCTCGGCGAAAGCCCGGAGAGTGTCGCGATTGTCCGCACCATCGCCAGCCTCGGCGCCGTGCTCGGCGTCGAGACCACGGCGGAGGGCGTGGAAACCGTGGAGCAGCTCGACTTCGTGCGCGCATGCGGCTGCACCACGGTGCAGGGCTACTATTTCGGCAAGCCGTGCCCGGCGGCGGAAGTCGAACGTACGATCGAGACGCTGAACGCAGTCCGGCGCGTGGCGTGA